The genome window CTTCTTCGACCTGCCGCTTTTCCACGTCCTGTCGGAGATGACCTGCATCATCGCGGGGGTGGCCGCCTTTCTGGTCATCTGGAACGCCAGGGCCTTTGTCGAGCACGCCTTTTTCCTGGTCATCGGGCTGGCCTTCCTGATCGCCGCCGGCTTCGACACCGCCTATTTGCTGCTGACCGCCGGCCTGACCCGCCTGCCGCTGCCGCCGGGGCTCGCCGGCGCCGTTTGGACCGGCTCCCACATCGCCTTTGCCCTGTCGCTTTGCGTCGGGGCCTGGATGCTGGGACGGACCAAAACCGCCGCCGGCTACCCCCAGGCCCTGGTCCTCGGCCTCAACCTGCTCCTGATGCTGGCCTTCGCCGCCCTGGCGACCATGCCCGGGGCTACCGGGCCGCATGCCACGCTATTCCCGGACGCGCCGTTGGACCGCCTGCCGCCGTCGCTGCTTTTCATCGGAGCGGGCCTTGGGCTCCTTCGCTACCGCGACCGGCTGGCCACCCCCGTGGTGCGGCTGCTGCTCGGGGCCACGGCCTGCCTGGCCCTTTCCGACGCGGCCTTCGCCTGGCCGGGAGACGCCCTCTGGCCGCGCGTCATCGGCCATGCGACCAAGGTGCTGGGCTATGCCCTCAGCTGCCAGGCCATCGTGGTCACGGGCATAAGCCGCCCCTACGACCTGCTCTTCCGGGAAATCGGCCTGCGCGAGCAGGACCTCAACAACCGGCTGGTGCGCCTGGGGGCCCAGGCCCAGGCCATTTTCGAGTTGAGCAGCCTCGAGGCCCTGGAGTCCGGCGAATTCAAGTCCTTCGCCGCCACGCTGCTCACGCGCGCCATGAGCGTGCTCGGCGTGGCCCGGTCCGGCATCTGGGTCCTCTCCCCCGACCGGGAGCGCCTGCTGTGCCTGCTCGGCAGCGGATCGGGACAGGCGGACACGGGGGTCGAACTTTCCCGGGCCGATTATCCGGACTACTTCGAGGCCATCGCCCACGAGCGGGTCATCGTGGCCGAAAACGCGGCCGCCTCGCCCCTGACGCGGGACCTGGCCGAAAGCTTTCTCGAAGAGCGCGGCATCGCCTCGCTGCTCGACGCGCCCTTTCGCTTCTCTGGCCGCCTGGCCGGGGTGCTCTCCCTGCGCCACGTCGGCAACCCGCGACGTTTCGCCGACGACGAGCAGGCCTTTGCCGGTTCCCTGGCCGACACCCTGTCCCTGGCCCTGGAGACCTCCGAACGCCGCCGCGCCGCCCGGGAGCTGGCCGCCAGCGAACAGCGCCTGCGCTCGCTGCTCGACGCCATGCCAGACCCGGTCTGCTTCAAGGACGCCGACGGCCGCTGGATCGTGGCCAACCCGGCCCAGATCGAGGTTTTCGGGCTGGGCGGCGTTTCCTGGAAGGGGCAGACGGACGCGTCCCTGGCCGCCAGCAGCTCCGGTGACCGGCAGGCGTTGGCCGCCGCGGCCGTGACCGACGCGCACGCCTGGGCCACCCGGGAGGTCAGTGTTTTCGGCCTGTCCCTGACCGGCGCCGACGGCAATACCCGGCATTTCGACGTGATCAAGGCTCCGCTTTTTCACGACGACGGCCGGCCCAAGGGGCTTGTGATCCTCTCCCGCGACATCACCGCCTATCGGGACGCTCTGTCCCGGCTGCGGGAATCCAACGAAGAGCTGGAGGCCATCTACAACGAGACCTCCGACGGGCTGATCATCGCCGATGCGGTCGACCAGAGAATCGTGCGGGTCAACGCCGCCGCCTGCCGCATGTTCGATTACAAGCCGCAGCAATTGACGGCCCTGTCGCCCTGGGACCTGCATCCGGAAGACGAACGGGAACGCTCGATCACGCGGTTTCGCGAAATCAATGCCGGCAGGCTGCACCTCATGGAAGCCATCCCCTGCAGCCGCAAGGCCGGGCACGTCTTTTACGCGGACATCGCGGCCCAGCCCATTACCTACGGCGGCCGGCCGGCCATCCTGGGCTTTTTCCGCGACATCTCCGAACGCCGGGCGGCTGGGCAGGCGCTGGCGGCCTCCGAGGAGCGCTTCCGCAAAGTCTTCAACAGCACCTACGACGCCATTTTCCTGCACGACGCGGACGGCGTCATCCTGGACTGCAACGACAAGATGCTCGAGCTCTACGGCGTGCGCCGCGAGGAAGCCTTCCGTTTCTCCATCGAGAACGACTACTCCGCCCCGGACAATCCCCCCGGGAGAATCCTCGACTACTGGCGGGAGGTCATGTCCGGCGAGGAGCGTTTTTTCGAATGGAAGGCCCGCCGCCCCCACGACGGCAGCGTCTTTTACGTTGAGGTCTACCTGCGGCGGTTAAAATTGCCCGAACGCGACGTCATCCTGGCCAACGTGCGCGACGTCACGGAGCGCAGGCGGGTGCTGGCCGCCCTGGCCGCCCGGCAATCGGAAATATCGGCGCTCAACCGCGACCTCTCCCGGCGGGTGAACGAGGAAACCGAAAAAAACCGGCAAAAGGACATTCTGCTCCTCAACCAGACCAGGCTTGCGGCCATGGGCGAGATGATCGGCAACATCGCCCACCAGTGGCGGCAACCCCTAAACGCCCTGTCCATCCTCCTGGCCAACATGCGTTTCGAATACGAGAACGTCTGCGAGGGCGACACCGCAAGCCTCATCGCCGCACACCGCCAGGCCGGCGAGATCCTGCGCAAGATGTCCTCGACCATCGACGACTTCCGCAATTTCTTCAAACCCGACAAGCAGCGCGAACCCTTCCTCGTGGTGACGGCCATAAGCGACGCCCTGCTTCTTATCGAGGCGAGCCTGGCCCAGCACGGCGTGGCCGTGCGTTTCACGGCCCGGCACAATCCCCGGGTCCTGGGCTTCCACGGCGAATTCTCCCAGGTCGTGCTCAACCTGCTCAGCAACGCCAAGGATTCCATCCTGACCACCCGGCAACGTGGCGGGGTCATCGCCATCCGGGTCATGGCCCGCCAAGGCCAGGCCGTCATCCACATCACGGACAACGGCGGCGGCATCCCGGAGGCCATCCAGGAGCGCGTCTTCGACCCCTACTTCACCACCAAGACCGACACGGACGGCACGGGGCTCGGGCTCTACATGTCCAAGACCATCGTTGAGGACCACTTAAACGGCCGGCTCACGGCGCGAAACGTCCGCGACGGGGCGCGCCTGACCATCCGCATTCCCCTCGATCAGCCGAAAGGGGCCGCCAGCCCCGCCGCCGCGTCAACGCCCCAAGCCTCCTGAGGAAACTCCCGACCATGATGAAACCGTCCAAGAAAAAATACCGTCCCCTGTCCAAGCTCCATCTCCTGGTCGTGGAGGACGAGGCGCTCGCCCGGGAGCAGATGGGGCTTTTGCTGTCGCGCTTCGCCGCGAAGCTGACCACGGCCGGCGACGGGGTCGATGGACTCGAAGCCTTTCGCCGCGAGCGCCCAGACATCGTGGTCACCGACATCAGCATGCCCCGGATGGACGGCCTGGACATGGCCGCGAACATCAAGAAAGAGGCCCCCGACGTGCCGGTGGTGCTGGTCACCGCCCACAGCGACACGGAATTCTTCCTGCGCTCCATCGACATCGGCATCGACGGCTACGTGGTCAAACCGGTGGACGCCGACAAACTCCTCGCACGGCTCGTCAGACTCGCCGCCGGCCAGCTGGAAACCCGGGCCGCTTCCGCCCGGGCCCGGCTTTTCCAGTTCACCCTGGACATCAACCCCAACTTCATCCTGACCCTCGACGGCGGCGAGGTGGACTACGTCAACCGGACCTTTCTGGATTTCCTCGGCGCGGCGGACCTGCCGGCCCTCAAGGAGGGGCGGCATGCCGGCCGGGTGCTGGAACTCGACGGCCGCCGCCACGAAGCCGCGGATTTCGACTGGGCCGGCCGCATCGACGCCCGGCCGGACGTCACGCATCAGGCGGTCTTCTCGCTCCTGCCCGCCGAACCCGGCCAGGAGCGCACCTTCCTCGTGTCCTCGGCCGCCTTTCCGGAACTCGACCGCCGCATCCTGACCTTCACCGACATCACGCCCCTGGCCGAGGAGCGCCGCCAGCTCATCACCCGGGCCACCACCGACGCCCTGACCGGCATCGCCAACCGGGCCGGCATCGACGAGGCCCTGGCCCGCGAACGGAACCGGGCGGCGCGAAACGCCAAGCCCCTTTGCGTCATCATGTTCGACATCGACCACTTCAAGGACGTCAACGACAGCCTTGGCCATCAGGCCGGGGACGCGGTGCTGGCGGCACTGACCGGGCTCGTGTCCGGGCTCGTGCGCGGCCACGACATCCTGGGGCGCTACGGCGGAGAGGAATTTCTGGTCGTCGCGCCCGAGACGGACATGGAGCAGGGGCGACTTCTGGCCGAACGGTTGCGCGCGGCAGTGGAGGCCCATGCCTTCCCGGCGGCGGGAAAAGTGACGTGCAGCTTCGGCCTGGCCATGCTCGACGCCGACGAGTCCGCCCATGCGCTGGTCGCCCGGGCCGACGCCGCCCTGTACCGGGCCAAGGAGACGGGCCGCAACCGGGTCGCGGGCTGAGGCGGGAAAAATCGCCCCGCCCTCCCCGGCCGGGGCTAGCGGGTCTCCCAGGCCTCGCGAAGGGGAAGCGGCTTCCCGGACAGCCACAGCCGCATGGGCTGGCCCGTTTCGGATCGCTGGCCAATGGTCGTGGACGAGGCCTCGGCGGCGATGGACGGCAAGGCGGCGGCGTCGAGCAACACCTCGATGCGCATGGGGTATTTGGCGTTGGAGCGGATGGACGCGCCCGGCCCCGACAATTCGCAGCCCACGAACAGGATGTGCACGGGCGTCTCGAATCGCACCTCCCGCAGCACCCCCTCGTAGGTCGAAGAGATATCCAGCGGACCGCGTTCGGAAAAATCCAGGAACACGCGGCGGGCGTCGATGTCGTTTATGCCGTAGAACACCCGGGCATAATTGGGCTTATCCGTGCGCAGGGCCGGGTAGATCATGGTCCGCACGCCCCGTATGGGAAGTTCGGAGGCAAAAACGTATTCGGCCAGGCAGGGGCGGCCTTCCAGGCAGGTCAGGGCGTTGCCCAGGATGTTGAGATTGTCCCGGCGGACCATGTTGAACAGGTTGAAGTCCTTGGGCGTGAACCGGGGCGAGAGGTGGACGAGGCCCTCGCCGCCGGGATTGAGCTCCACCAGGGACCCGGCCGGCACGGACAGGGGGATGGGCAGGGTCTTCCCGCCCAGGCGCACCACCGGCCGGGAAGTCGCGCCGGTATAGGCCAACCCGCGCACGGGCCAGGGCGTCGTCGCCTCCACGGCGGCCGTTTCCTCCCGCCCCTGGGGCAAGGACAGGGACGCGTCGGCGAGATGGGCGTCGTAGAGGTAAAAGGCCGGCGCGCCGTCCGGGTCGCGAAGAACCGCCACCGGCGGCAGGCCGGGATGGGCGGCCACGAACCGTTCCCTGTCGGCGGCCGACTGCCAGGAGAGCGGCCCCACGCCTTGCGGATGTCGGGCGTCATCGGCGCAAAAGACATGCAGGACTTCGCCGCCGAGGGTTTGTTCCCCGGCTTTCCAGGGCGCAAGCCGCGTGTGGGCGGCGATGTTGCGCAGCACGGCCGTCGCCGCCTCGCCGGGAGTGTCACCGGCCTCGCCGTCGACGCGAAAAGACAAACGCTCCAGATCGATGGAAGCCGC of Solidesulfovibrio fructosivorans JJ] contains these proteins:
- a CDS encoding GGDEF domain-containing response regulator, whose product is MMKPSKKKYRPLSKLHLLVVEDEALAREQMGLLLSRFAAKLTTAGDGVDGLEAFRRERPDIVVTDISMPRMDGLDMAANIKKEAPDVPVVLVTAHSDTEFFLRSIDIGIDGYVVKPVDADKLLARLVRLAAGQLETRAASARARLFQFTLDINPNFILTLDGGEVDYVNRTFLDFLGAADLPALKEGRHAGRVLELDGRRHEAADFDWAGRIDARPDVTHQAVFSLLPAEPGQERTFLVSSAAFPELDRRILTFTDITPLAEERRQLITRATTDALTGIANRAGIDEALARERNRAARNAKPLCVIMFDIDHFKDVNDSLGHQAGDAVLAALTGLVSGLVRGHDILGRYGGEEFLVVAPETDMEQGRLLAERLRAAVEAHAFPAAGKVTCSFGLAMLDADESAHALVARADAALYRAKETGRNRVAG
- a CDS encoding PAS domain S-box protein; this translates as MALAVAALCAIAFFDLPLFHVLSEMTCIIAGVAAFLVIWNARAFVEHAFFLVIGLAFLIAAGFDTAYLLLTAGLTRLPLPPGLAGAVWTGSHIAFALSLCVGAWMLGRTKTAAGYPQALVLGLNLLLMLAFAALATMPGATGPHATLFPDAPLDRLPPSLLFIGAGLGLLRYRDRLATPVVRLLLGATACLALSDAAFAWPGDALWPRVIGHATKVLGYALSCQAIVVTGISRPYDLLFREIGLREQDLNNRLVRLGAQAQAIFELSSLEALESGEFKSFAATLLTRAMSVLGVARSGIWVLSPDRERLLCLLGSGSGQADTGVELSRADYPDYFEAIAHERVIVAENAAASPLTRDLAESFLEERGIASLLDAPFRFSGRLAGVLSLRHVGNPRRFADDEQAFAGSLADTLSLALETSERRRAARELAASEQRLRSLLDAMPDPVCFKDADGRWIVANPAQIEVFGLGGVSWKGQTDASLAASSSGDRQALAAAAVTDAHAWATREVSVFGLSLTGADGNTRHFDVIKAPLFHDDGRPKGLVILSRDITAYRDALSRLRESNEELEAIYNETSDGLIIADAVDQRIVRVNAAACRMFDYKPQQLTALSPWDLHPEDERERSITRFREINAGRLHLMEAIPCSRKAGHVFYADIAAQPITYGGRPAILGFFRDISERRAAGQALAASEERFRKVFNSTYDAIFLHDADGVILDCNDKMLELYGVRREEAFRFSIENDYSAPDNPPGRILDYWREVMSGEERFFEWKARRPHDGSVFYVEVYLRRLKLPERDVILANVRDVTERRRVLAALAARQSEISALNRDLSRRVNEETEKNRQKDILLLNQTRLAAMGEMIGNIAHQWRQPLNALSILLANMRFEYENVCEGDTASLIAAHRQAGEILRKMSSTIDDFRNFFKPDKQREPFLVVTAISDALLLIEASLAQHGVAVRFTARHNPRVLGFHGEFSQVVLNLLSNAKDSILTTRQRGGVIAIRVMARQGQAVIHITDNGGGIPEAIQERVFDPYFTTKTDTDGTGLGLYMSKTIVEDHLNGRLTARNVRDGARLTIRIPLDQPKGAASPAAASTPQAS